In a genomic window of Fimbriiglobus ruber:
- a CDS encoding transposase, translating into MIHHGHRYTLAYTWVRAEDSTVEVLQRLLTEVGNSGVRIRKLLLDRGFFSVAVMQFLQERNCPFLMPVVMRGRKPRRGKKSTGWRMFRRKPAGWYRHTHRHKGEEVTVRVCVSYKSYRHHRTNKRRAKTLVFASWRVSGAPRDVRDAYRTRFGIESSYRQLGQARIRTSTRNPILRSFFVGLALLLRNLWVWFQALWFGEDRHPRVQAASKRFQFRWMLAVLAQGNNDNETLSDTRT; encoded by the coding sequence CTGATTCATCATGGGCACAGGTATACCCTGGCGTACACGTGGGTCCGGGCGGAAGACTCGACGGTCGAGGTTCTGCAACGACTCCTGACCGAGGTCGGGAACAGCGGCGTGAGGATTCGCAAACTGCTTCTGGATCGGGGGTTTTTCAGCGTCGCCGTGATGCAGTTTCTCCAGGAGCGCAACTGTCCCTTCCTGATGCCCGTGGTGATGCGCGGGCGGAAGCCGCGTCGCGGGAAGAAGTCCACGGGATGGCGGATGTTCCGGCGCAAGCCCGCCGGCTGGTATCGTCACACGCACCGTCACAAGGGTGAGGAGGTGACCGTGAGGGTCTGTGTGAGTTACAAGAGCTACCGCCACCACCGGACGAACAAGCGGCGGGCCAAGACGTTGGTATTCGCCAGCTGGCGTGTGTCGGGTGCACCGAGGGACGTGCGTGACGCGTATCGCACACGGTTCGGGATCGAAAGCAGCTATCGGCAACTCGGTCAGGCGCGAATCCGGACCAGTACCCGGAACCCGATCCTGCGATCGTTCTTCGTGGGTCTGGCCCTGTTGCTGCGAAACCTTTGGGTGTGGTTTCAGGCGCTCTGGTTCGGGGAGGACAGGCACCCGCGAGTGCAAGCGGCATCGAAACGATTCCAGTTCAGGTGGATGTTGGCCGTACTTGCTCAAGGAAATAACGACAACGAAACGCTTTCTGATACGCGAACATAA
- a CDS encoding DUF1559 domain-containing protein encodes MLRRSRRGVTLVEVLVVIGLIAILIGLLLPAVQSTRTAASRLKCENNLRQIGIALHAYHDAKGRFPSDDPPAGIPSYVFSWMVYATPYFEQESLYREAVAAALVDPSPFHNPPHTGLSAVVPVLVCPDDGRLTVAHTDGIMDEMSVSMGFQ; translated from the coding sequence ATGCTTCGAAGAAGTCGCCGGGGAGTCACCCTGGTCGAGGTTCTCGTCGTGATCGGGCTGATCGCCATCCTGATCGGGCTCCTACTGCCGGCCGTCCAGTCGACCCGCACTGCCGCCAGTCGGCTGAAGTGCGAAAACAATCTCCGCCAAATCGGGATCGCCCTCCACGCGTACCACGACGCCAAGGGCCGGTTTCCGTCGGACGACCCTCCTGCGGGAATCCCGAGTTACGTGTTCAGCTGGATGGTGTACGCGACTCCTTATTTTGAGCAAGAAAGCCTTTACCGCGAGGCCGTCGCCGCCGCCCTGGTGGACCCTTCCCCCTTCCACAATCCGCCACACACTGGTTTATCCGCGGTCGTCCCCGTCCTGGTCTGCCCGGACGACGGGCGGCTCACCGTGGCACATACAGACGGTATCATGGACGAAATGAGTGTGAGTATGGGATTTCAGTAG
- a CDS encoding sensor histidine kinase, with amino-acid sequence MHQPTSEPGERLAALATHLDGRREVILETWHRAADEDPVLTTGPSLPYAQFRDHIPHLLNTFARTLRTRATDATAPAASGQWVAVAHGLQRWQQGYRLREVTRELGLLHSCVADELEAYTLANPAVEPGVMAVARRAWAELCWRSIGESTEEYHRLQQAEAAGHARDLALALDEVRDTERRRAEAWREAAHDLRGNVGVVKTTTSILGVKGVPESAREKAVDMLQRNVAALQAMLDELLSLARLEAGHERRDAKPFDAAELLSGLCANLQPMAIERGLYLNVTGPTTLPVVGDAAKVGRVAQNLLINALKYTARGGVTVTWAEGSAGDEARWLFVVADTGPGIHVGPAAAIAEAVKEATTAAKDASRPPDTGATEPTPAAQAGRAQPGEGIGLSIVKRLCELLDATLELESKAGEGSTFRVRMPRRYDAAPGA; translated from the coding sequence ATGCATCAGCCGACTTCCGAGCCCGGTGAACGCCTGGCCGCGCTGGCCACGCATCTGGACGGGCGGCGCGAGGTGATCCTGGAGACGTGGCACCGGGCGGCGGACGAAGACCCGGTGCTGACGACCGGACCGTCTCTCCCGTACGCCCAGTTCCGGGACCACATCCCGCACCTGCTCAACACCTTCGCGCGGACGCTCCGGACCCGCGCCACCGACGCCACCGCCCCGGCCGCGAGCGGGCAGTGGGTGGCCGTCGCGCACGGCTTGCAGCGGTGGCAGCAGGGGTATCGGCTCCGCGAGGTGACCCGCGAGCTGGGCCTGCTCCATTCCTGCGTGGCGGACGAACTCGAGGCGTACACGCTGGCCAACCCGGCCGTCGAGCCGGGGGTGATGGCCGTCGCCCGGCGGGCGTGGGCCGAACTCTGCTGGCGGAGCATCGGCGAGAGCACCGAGGAATACCACCGGCTCCAGCAGGCCGAGGCGGCCGGGCATGCCCGCGACCTGGCCCTCGCCCTGGACGAAGTTCGCGACACCGAACGGCGGCGGGCGGAAGCCTGGCGGGAAGCCGCCCACGACCTGCGCGGGAACGTCGGGGTCGTGAAAACGACGACCTCGATCCTGGGCGTCAAGGGGGTGCCGGAGTCGGCCCGGGAGAAAGCCGTCGACATGCTCCAGCGGAACGTGGCCGCCCTCCAGGCCATGCTGGACGAACTCCTGAGCCTGGCCCGCCTGGAGGCCGGCCACGAGCGGCGGGACGCGAAGCCGTTCGACGCGGCCGAACTCCTCTCCGGCCTGTGCGCCAACCTCCAGCCGATGGCCATCGAGCGCGGCCTGTACCTGAACGTGACCGGCCCGACGACGTTGCCGGTGGTGGGCGACGCGGCGAAGGTCGGCCGCGTCGCCCAGAACCTGCTGATCAACGCCCTGAAGTACACCGCCCGCGGCGGCGTCACGGTCACCTGGGCCGAAGGAAGTGCGGGGGACGAGGCCCGCTGGTTGTTCGTCGTGGCCGACACCGGCCCCGGCATCCACGTCGGCCCCGCCGCGGCGATCGCCGAAGCCGTCAAGGAGGCGACCACCGCCGCCAAGGACGCCTCGCGCCCGCCGGACACGGGCGCGACCGAGCCCACGCCGGCTGCTCAAGCCGGCCGCGCCCAACCGGGCGAGGGCATCGGGCTGTCGATCGTGAAACGCCTGTGCGAACTGCTCGACGCGACCCTGGAATTGGAGAGCAAGGCCGGGGAAGGGTCGACGTTCCGCGTCCGCATGCCGCGCCGGTACGACGCGGCCCCGGGCGCGTGA
- a CDS encoding response regulator transcription factor: MSLRVLVIEDEPEIADYLVRGLREEGLVVEHAADGHDARARLRAGPWDVVLLDWWLPGPDGATVLRAYRADGGTAPVLFLTARDAIPDRVRGLDAGADDYLCKPFAFDELLARVRALARRGPTGGGTTLSVAGVTVDLATRTAHREGKRLALTTKEEALLIFFLRHPDEVLSRTRIYEHVWDERYDGCSNSLEVHVVELRRKLEVHGPRLIHTLRGRGYRFGAADDPA, translated from the coding sequence ATGAGCTTGCGCGTGCTGGTGATCGAAGACGAGCCGGAGATCGCGGACTACCTCGTGCGCGGGTTGCGCGAAGAAGGGCTCGTGGTCGAACACGCGGCCGACGGGCACGACGCGCGGGCGCGGCTGCGGGCGGGCCCGTGGGACGTCGTGCTCCTCGACTGGTGGCTCCCCGGCCCGGACGGGGCGACCGTCCTGCGCGCGTACCGGGCGGACGGGGGGACGGCGCCGGTCCTCTTCCTGACCGCCCGGGACGCCATCCCGGACCGCGTCCGCGGGCTCGACGCCGGGGCGGACGACTACCTGTGCAAGCCGTTCGCGTTCGACGAACTCCTGGCCCGCGTCCGCGCCCTCGCTCGCCGGGGGCCGACCGGGGGCGGGACCACCCTGTCCGTCGCCGGCGTCACAGTCGATCTGGCGACGCGGACCGCCCACCGGGAGGGCAAGCGGCTCGCCCTGACGACCAAGGAAGAAGCCCTGCTCATCTTCTTCCTCCGCCACCCGGACGAGGTGCTGTCCCGCACCCGCATTTACGAACACGTCTGGGACGAGCGGTACGACGGGTGTTCGAATTCGCTGGAAGTTCACGTCGTGGAACTGCGGCGGAAGCTCGAAGTCCACGGCCCGCGGCTCATCCACACCCTCCGCGGGCGGGGCTACCGGTTCGGCGCCGCGGACGACCCGGCATGA
- a CDS encoding sensor histidine kinase: MTLTGRLITFFLTGLAVVLVGFSGTLYLLARGHLARQRDDRLRATLDTLAASAELEPGGVEWEPHGRPPSSRPRDDEGAIRWAVTGPGGKILDRSTDPPEYAGLHVFDADTARPFWYDDPDGRRWRVGERRIDDRAPEQVSKEPSEKFHKYLILTAAVSGEPTEAVLTRLAAVLTGTSVVVWLVSLVGGRWVCRSALRPVTRMAADARAMTADDFTGRLPVPKTEDELAELGSAFNGLLDRVREAYERQRQFAGNASHQFRTPLAALLGQVEVCLRHPREPGEYQRVLSIALAQGRHLRQILDALLYLSRADADAAVTDLAPLDLARWAEDHLKDWAGHPRGADVRFEYAAVSPATIRAHAPLLGQLLDNLLDNACKYSQPGTPVVVRVLPGNGEVVLTVEDRGVGISPGDLARVFDPFFRSEAARTTGRPGVGLGLTIAQRICTLLGGRLTAESEPGVGSRFAVTFPLVPPLPPADIPPVTG; this comes from the coding sequence ATGACGCTCACCGGCCGCCTCATCACGTTCTTCCTGACCGGCCTCGCCGTCGTGCTGGTCGGGTTCTCGGGCACCCTCTACCTGCTCGCCCGCGGCCACCTCGCGCGGCAGCGGGACGACCGCCTCCGGGCAACCCTGGATACCCTGGCCGCGTCCGCCGAACTCGAACCCGGCGGCGTCGAGTGGGAGCCCCACGGCCGCCCGCCGTCGTCGCGCCCGCGGGACGACGAGGGGGCGATCCGCTGGGCCGTCACGGGGCCGGGCGGGAAAATCTTGGACCGGTCGACCGACCCGCCCGAGTACGCCGGCCTGCACGTGTTCGACGCCGACACCGCCCGCCCGTTTTGGTACGACGATCCGGACGGCCGGCGGTGGCGGGTCGGCGAGCGCCGCATCGACGACCGGGCGCCGGAACAGGTCAGCAAGGAGCCGAGTGAGAAATTCCACAAGTATTTGATTCTGACGGCGGCCGTCTCCGGCGAGCCGACCGAGGCCGTTCTCACCAGGCTCGCGGCCGTCCTCACCGGAACGTCGGTCGTGGTGTGGTTGGTGTCGCTGGTCGGCGGGCGGTGGGTCTGCCGGTCGGCGCTGCGCCCCGTCACCCGGATGGCCGCCGACGCCCGGGCGATGACCGCCGACGACTTCACCGGCCGGCTCCCCGTTCCCAAGACGGAAGACGAACTGGCCGAATTGGGCAGCGCGTTCAACGGGTTGCTGGACCGGGTGCGCGAGGCGTACGAGCGGCAGCGGCAGTTCGCCGGAAACGCCTCGCACCAGTTCCGCACGCCACTCGCCGCGCTGCTCGGGCAGGTCGAAGTCTGCCTGCGACACCCCCGCGAGCCCGGCGAGTACCAACGCGTGCTATCGATCGCGCTAGCCCAGGGGCGCCATCTGCGACAAATCCTCGACGCCCTCCTTTACCTGTCCCGGGCCGACGCCGACGCGGCCGTGACCGACCTCGCCCCACTCGACCTGGCACGATGGGCGGAGGATCATCTCAAGGACTGGGCGGGACACCCCCGCGGCGCAGACGTGCGGTTCGAGTACGCGGCCGTCAGCCCCGCGACAATCCGCGCCCACGCCCCGCTCCTCGGCCAACTCCTCGACAATCTCCTCGACAACGCCTGCAAATACAGCCAGCCGGGAACGCCGGTAGTGGTCCGGGTACTGCCCGGCAACGGCGAGGTCGTACTGACCGTGGAAGACCGGGGGGTCGGGATTTCCCCCGGCGACCTGGCCCGCGTGTTCGACCCGTTCTTCCGGTCCGAGGCCGCCCGAACGACGGGCCGGCCCGGGGTCGGCCTGGGGCTGACGATCGCCCAGCGCATCTGCACGCTGCTCGGGGGTCGCCTCACCGCCGAAAGCGAGCCGGGCGTCGGTAGCCGGTTCGCGGTTACTTTCCCACTCGTGCCGCCCCTTCCCCCCGCGGACATCCCTCCCGTTACAGGGTAA